The following proteins come from a genomic window of Taeniopygia guttata chromosome 25, bTaeGut7.mat, whole genome shotgun sequence:
- the ASH1L gene encoding histone-lysine N-methyltransferase ASH1L isoform X3 — protein MDPRNTAMLGLGSDSEGFSGKSPSVVNIGTLVGKGEAELEGCSKEEEEGRKKSREESGKSEALGDAQQQFSVKETNFSEGNLKLKIGLQAKRTKKPPKNLENYVCRPAIKTSIKQPRRAPKSGKMTEEKSEHCPSKQDPSKSYKKAGEVASVELHVEEGIEVETTPLSKKVSPLHSEMTDFIKSSPPTLISSHNSDLKDRTEINGATTVTEKLAQLIATCPPSKSSKTKQKKPGSGNGTTSGLVKDSGKKLPGTITTSGLVNKDLVKKLPGSGIAVGLVNKDSGKKPLGIGSAAILVNKDSGKKPQSISPLIGLVSKDSGKRPPGISTPTGLVHKDSGKKQPVTSSAVGLISKDVGRKLPGISTPTALTNKEPLKKPVGISTPAGLVSKDAGKKLLGINSPTGLLNKDSGRKMPGPGNSTALVSKDSGRKTPGIGSPMGLVSKDPGRKMPGISSPVGLVSKDCGKKPAGIGSPAGLANKDSGTLKADSLVPSSEPFKLPCNSNLSSLESHEPADLLKENTTSKTFEKHIMRQSKESILDKFSIRKEIADVGKEMFNEGMCVPQDAYSSSEKGIYETSKHEKQPPVYCTSPDFRTGGASEVSTAKSPFSAVGEGNLPSPSPTVSVPTLNRSLSTASSQLASNSLHLSSTAELLEGISDPMGKMPFSSDSSLLSLNRTLNHTLGTDFKGAEKDLSDSKASYVETSRTSPPTGKKPILAAETSIHATVTPSVVSFTSLFGSKQFLKIGAIAASEKSCQGAKNLSSTQQSKPLKKRKGRKPRWTKVVSRSACRPPKGLELERSELFKNISYSALSSSNLEQAKFLKNIGSSSFVEHEFVKHQLPKLNEANGQSLALLAETDKQTQKFYSAHKQPSSLCMSDDFLPDIYKPKRGRPKAKEMPELEGPPKRTLKIPASKVFSVQSKEEQEPPILQPEVEIPSLKQSLSGQAFPKKRGRPKRQIRSSIKMKPPILSVAPFVGTENSSKMGPESEQHRPGEFFERKDQLRGPEEVQSPSICSMSDLEVDSDRKVAKRNNGQLMKTIIRKINKMKTLKRKKLLNQILSSTVEPNTKGKMQSKLHNTVSTLAATFGSKLGQQINVSKKGTIYIGKRRGRKPKAVLNGILASSAASLTVLEKSAQQAPGTSLGQVLPHLLPSAANPSEILPSPVCSQSSAVSGGQSPVSSEAGFIEPSSVPYLHLHSRQGSVVQTLAMKKAAKGRRRLSPPTLLPNSPSHLSELTSLKEATPSPVSESHSDETIPSDSGIGTDNNSTSDRAEKFCGQKKKRHSFDHVSLIPPETSTVLSNLKEKHKHKCKRRSHDYLSYDKMKRQKRKRKKKYPQLRGRQDPDFLAELEELISRLSEIRITHRSHHFIPRDLLPTIFRINFNSFYTHPTFPLDPLHYIRKPDLKKKRGRPPKMREAMAEMPFMHSLSFPLSSTGFYPSYGMPYSPSPLAAAPIGLGYYGRYPPTLYPPPPSPSFTTPLPPPSYMHTGHLLLNPTKYHKKKHKLLRQEAFLTTSRTPLLSMSTYPSVPPEMAYGWMLEHKHRHRHKHREHRSSEQPQVSMDTITANSSSRTVLESLKRYRFGKEAVGDRYKHKEKHRCHMACPHLSPSKGLLSREEQWVRREPSESNSLALGLQTPLQIDCSENSPALSLGGFTPSSEPASSDEHTNLFTSAIGSCRVTSSASTNGRKKLPESPGLFSGQDAALSRPLRKEPVPSSLEKPLAGTLPSQDKPSQRQSESTSCSPSRKRSTSESTSSPGVAAPARGARLAPAPEDAVDTLLQRMAQQDGPPALDKSLEAVMAGPPAASPARNHSRERALGKQDGLGAASVPGGEGIALLQERLPGSYSPRHLKRSVVEAMQRQARKMCNYNKILATKKNLDHVNKILKAKKLQRQSRTGNNFVKRRPGRPRKYPLQAVVSMQAFQAARMVSQELQDGEQSSSPLHLGPDTITDVIEAVVQSVNLNPEHRKGWKRKRWLPEEQARKRHKSLPEDEQESNKSFSETAAEPPSPHEALGKAPESETPEQPLPPLTQREKKAPRPPKKKYQKAGLYSDVYKTTDPKSRLIQLKKEKLEYTPGEHEHGLFPAPIHVGKYLRQKRIDFQLPYDILWQWKHNQLYKKPDVPLYKKIRSNVYVDVKPLSGYEATTCNCKKPEDDSGKGCVEDCLNRMIFAECSPNTCPCGEQCCNQRIQRHEWVQCLERFRAEEKGWGIRTKEPLKAGQFIIEYLGEVVSEQEFRNRMIEQYHNHSDHYCLNLDSGMVIDSYRMGNEARFINHSCNPNCEMQKWSVNGVYRIGLYALKDMPAGTELTYDYNFHSFNVEKQQLCKCGFDKCRGIIGGKSQRMNGLSSKNNQPVSTHRRPGRSKEKRKSKHKLKKRRGHIPEEPSESVNAPTRLTPQLQMKPMSNRERNFVLKHHVFLVRNWEKIRQKQEEVKHVSDSMHSSSLYTRWNGICRDDGNIKSDVFMTQFSALQTSRSVRTRRLAAAEENLEVARAARLAQIFKEICDSIISYKGEDSSRQVLATPLLNLPPKKKNADYYEKISDPLDLATIEKQILTGYYKTVEAFDGDMLKVFRNAEKYYGSKSRGGMCLGCARPTTALASVRREMEMSPQVWGCSCRESPSQELNRK, from the exons ATGGACCCTCGGAATACTGCTATGTTAGGCTTGGGTTCTGATTCTGAAGGGTTTTCTGGGAAAAGCCCCTCTGTGGTAAACATTGGCACCTTGGTGGGCAAAGGGGAAGCAGAGCTCGAGGGCTGcagcaaggaggaggaggaggggaggaagaagagCAGGGAGGAGAGCGGGAAGAGCGAGGCTCTGGGCGATGCGCAGCAGCAGTTCTCGGTGAAAGAAACCAACTTCTCCGAGGGAAACCTCAAACTGAAGATTGGCCTTCAAGCAAAGAGgacaaaaaaacctcccaagAACCTGGAGAATTATGTCTGCAGGCCTGCCATAAAAACCAGCATCAAGCAGCCAAGAAGGGCTCCCAAGAGTGGGAAGATGACAGAGGAGAAGAGCGAGCACTGTCCTTCAAAGCAA GACCCTTCAAAGTCttacaagaaagctggagaagtTGCATCAGTTGAGTTACACGTGGAAGAAGGTATCGAAGTAGAAACAACCCCTTTATCTAAGAAAGTTTCCCCATTGCATTCTGAAATGACAGATTTTATAAAGTCATCTCCTCCGACTCTTATCAGTAGCCATAATTCTGACTTAAAGGATAGAACAGAAATTAACGGAGCAACAACCGTCACAGAAAAATTGGCTCAACTTATTGCAACTTGTCCTCCTTCCAAGTCttccaaaacaaagcagaagaaGCCCGGAAGTGGAAATGGAACTACATCTGGTTTGGTCAAAGACTCTGGGAAGAAGCTGCCAGGAACCATAACTACGAGTGGCTTGGTTAACAAAGATTTGGTGAAGAAACTGCCAGGCTCTGGGATTGCTGTTGGGCTGGTGAACAAGGACTCAGGGAAGAAGCCATTAGGGATTGGCAGCGCAGCCATACTGGTTAACAAAGACTCTGGGAAGAAGCCCCAATCAATCAGCCCCTTAATTGGATTGGTTAGCAAGGACTCTGGGAAGAGGCCTCCAGGGATCAGCACTCCAACAGGGTTAGTCCACAAGGATTCGGGAAAGAAGCAGCCAGTGACCAGCTCTGCAGTTGGATTGATCAGCAAAGATGTGGGGAGGAAACTTCCAGGGATCAGCACTCCAACTGCGCTGACTAACAAGGAGCCTCTCAAGAAACCAGTAGGGATCAGCACTCCAGCAGGATTGGTGAGCAAGGATGCTGGGAAGAAGCTGTTGGGAATAAATAGTCCTACAGGTCTGCTTAACAAGGATTCTGGAAGGAAGATGCCaggacctgggaacagcacagctctggttAGCAAAGACTCTGGAAGGAAGACACCAGGGATTGGCAGCCCGATGGGACTGGTCAGCAAGGACCCTGGGAGGAAGATGCCAGGAATTAGCAGTCCCGTGGGATTGGTTAGCAAGGACTGTGGGAAGAAGCCAGCAGGGATTGGCAGTCCAGCTGGTTTGGCTAACAAGGACTCTGGAACTCTGAAAGCAGACTCCCTCGTGCCCTCCTCAGAGCCCTTTAAGCTTCCTTGCAACTCAAACCTCAGTAGCCTTGAAAGCCATGAGCCTGCGGATTTACTGAAGGAAAATACTACCAGCAAAACCTTTGAGAAGCACATTATGAGGCAGAGCAAAGAAAGTATCTTGGACAAGTTTTCAATTCGGAAAGAAATTGCTGATGTAGGCAAAGAGATGTTCAATGAAGGAATGTGTGTTCCACAGGATGCCTACTCATCCAGTGAGAAAGGGATTTATGAAACGTCTAAGCACGAAAAGCAGCCTCCAGTTTATTGCACTTCACCAGACTTCAGGACAGGAGGTGCCTCAGAGGTGTCGACAGCCAAGTCCCCGTTCAGCGCAGTGGGAGAGGGGAATCTCCCATCTCCTTCCCCCACAGTGTCTGTCCCCACCCTGAACAGGAGCCTCTCCACAGCCTCCTCCCAGCTGGCATCCAACTCCTTGCACTTAAGTTCCACGGCAGAGCTCTTGGAAGGCATTTCAGATCCCATGGGCAAAATGCCGTTCTCCTCGGACAGCTCCCTGCTGAGTCTGAACAGGACATTGAACCACACCCTCGGCACTGATTTTAAGGGTGCTGAGAAAGACTTAAGTGATTCAAAAGCATCTTACGTGGAAACTTCAAGAACAAGTCCTCCCACAGGGAAAAAGCCCATTTTGGCAGCTGAGACGAGCATCCACGCTACTGTCACCCCTTCAGTAGTTAGTTTTACCAGCTTGTTTGGTAGCAAGCAGTTCCTCAAGATCGGTGCAATAGCTGCATCCGAGAAATCCTGCCAAGGGGCAAAAAACCTGAGCAGCACTCAGCAATCAAAacctttaaagaaaagaaaaggaaggaagccACGATGGACTAAAGTGGTGTCAAGAAGCGCGTGCCGACCTCCCAAGGGTCTGGAACTAGAAAGGTCagagctttttaaaaacatttcctaCAGTGCACTATCGAGCAGTAATTTGGAGCAGGCCAAGTTCCTGAAAAACATCGGTTCCTCCTCATTTGTGGAGCATGAATTTGTCAAACATCAGTTGCCAAAGCTGAACGAAGCTAATGGACagtccctggcactgctggctgagACTGACAAACAAACTCAGAAGTTCTACAGCGCTCACAAACAACCCTCTAGCTTGTGTATGTCGGATGATTTCTTACCTGACATATACAAACCCAAGAGAGGAAGACCTAAAGCCAAGGAAATGCCAGAACTCGAAGGTCCCCCCAAAAGAACTCTTAAGATCCCAGCTTCAAAAGTCTTCTCAGTGCAGTCAAAAGAGGAGCAAGAACCTCCGATTTTGCAGCCTGAAGTCGAAATTCCCTCCCTAAAACAAAGCTTATCAGGACAAGCTTTTCCTAAAAAGAGAGGGAGACCCAAAAGGCAGATCCGGTCATCGATTAAAATGAAACCACCTATTCTGTCTGTGGCACCTTTTGTTGGAACAGAGAACTCGAGCAAGATGGGGCCTGAGAGTGAGCAGCATCGACCCGGGGAGTTCTTTGAGAGGAAGGACCAGCTCCGAGGGCCAGAAGAAGTCCAAAGCCCCAGTATTTGTAGCATGAGTGATTTGGAAGTAGACTCAGACAGAAAAGTTGCCAAGAGAAATAATGGACAGTTAATGAAAACAATCATTcgaaaaataaataaaatgaaaactctgAAGCGAAAGAAACTTCTGAATCAGATTCTGTCCAGTACAGTGGAACCAAATACCAAAGGGAAGATGCAATCCAAGCTCCACAACACCGTGTCAACTCTCGCTGCCACATTCGGTTCAAAACTAGGCCAGCAAATCAATGTCAGCAAGAAAGGAACAATTTACAtaggaaaaaggagagggaggaaacCTAAAGCTGTCCTGAACGGCATTTTAGCCAGCAGCGCTGCCAGCCTGACGGTTCTGGAGAAGTCTGCCCAGCAAGCTCCTGGCACGTCCCTAGGACAAGTCCTTCCCCACTTGCTGCCCTCGGCAGCGAACCCCTCGGAGATCCTCCCGTCCCCGGTTTGCTCCCAGTCCTCGGCCGTGAGCGGGGGGCAGAGCCCCGTGAGCAGCGAGGCGGGGTTCATCGAGCCCAGCTCGGTGCCCTACCTGCACCTCCACTCCAGGCAGGGCAGCGTGGTGCAGACGCTGGCCATGAAGAAAGCAGCCAAGGGCAGGAGGAGGTTGTCCCCACCCACGCTGCTGCCCAACTCCCCGTCCCACCTGAGCGAGCTGACCTCGCTCAAAGAGGCCACCCCGTCCCCCGTCAGCGAGTCCCACAGCGACGAGACCATCCCCAGCGACAGCGGGATCGGCACGGACAACAACAGCACTTCGGACCGAGCGGAGAAGTTCTGCGGGCAGAAGAAGAAGAGGCACTCCTTCGACCACGTGTCCCTCATCCCACCCGAGACTTCCACCGTGCTGAGCAACCTGAAGGAAAAGCACAAGCACAAGTGCAAGCGCCGCAGCCACGATTACCTCAGCTACGACAAGATGAagaggcagaagagaaaaaggaaaaagaagtacCCTCAGCTCCGAGGGAGGCAGGACCCTGATTTCCTCGCTGAGTTAGAGGAGTTAATAAGTCGATTAAGTGAAATTAGAATAACCCACAGAAGTCACCACTTCATACCCCGAGATTTGCTGCCTACCATTTTCAGGATAAATTTCAATAGTTTCTACACCCACCCTACTTTTCCTTTAGATCCTTTGCACTACATTAGAAAAcctgatttaaagaaaaagagaggcAGGCCTCCAAAAATGCGGGAAGCTATGGCAGAAATGCCTTTCATGCATAGCCTCAGCTTTCCCCTGTCCAGCACCGGGTTCTACCCCTCCTATGGCATGCCTTACTCCCCTTCTcccctggcagctgctcccatAGGATTAGGTTATTATGGAAGGTACCCTCCAACTCTTTACCCTCCTCCACCCTCTCCTTCTTTCACTACCCCCCTGCCCCCACCTTCCTACATGCATACAGGCCACCTGCTTCTCAACCCCACCAAATACCACAAGAAGAAGCATAAACTCTTGCGCCAGGAAGCTTTCCTCACCACGAGCAGGACTCCTCTGCTGTCCATGAGCACGTACCCCAGCGTCCCACCCGAGATGGCCTACGGCTGGATGCTGGAACACAAGCACAGGCACCGCCACAAGCACCGGGAGCATCGTTcctctgagcagccccaggtttCCATGGACACCATCACGGCCAACAGCTCCTCCAGAACGGTTCTGGAGTCCTTGAAGCGCTACAGGTTTGGGAAGGAGGCTGTTGGCGATAGGTACAAACATAAAGAGAAACACAGATGCCACATGGCTTGTCCTCACCTATCACCTTCCAAGGGTTTGCTAagcagagaggagcagtggGTCAGGAGAGAGCCTTCGGAGTCCAATTCCTTGGCACTGGGATTGCAGACCCCTCTGCAGATAGACTGCTCCGAAaattccccagctctgtccctggggGGATTCACTCCCAGCTCGGAGCCAGCCAGCAGCGATGAACACACAAACCTTTTCACAAGTGCAATAGGCAGCTGCAGAGtcaccagctctgccagcaccaaCGGACGTAAAAAGTTACCCGAGAGCCCCGGACTGTTCAGCGGGCAGGACGCGGCGCTCAGCCGGCCCCTCCGGAAGGAGCCCGTGCCTTCTTCCCTGGAGAAGCCACTGGCAG gCACTTTGCCAAGCCAGGACAAGCCCTCGCAGAGGCAGTCGGAGAGCACGAGCTGCAGCCCTTCCAGGAAGAGATCCACATCAGAGAGCACTTCTTCTCCAG GGGTGGCAGCTCCGGCCCGCGGCGCCCGCCTGGCCCCGGCGCCCGAGGACGCGGTGGACACGCTGCTGCAGCGCATGGCCCAGCAGGACGGGCCCCCCGCGCTGGACAAGAGCCTGGAGGCCGTCATGGCCGGGCCTCCTGCGGCCAGCCCGGCGCGGAACCACTCCCGGGAGCGAGCCCTGGGCAAGCAGGACGGGCTGGGCGCCGCCAGCGTGCCCGGCGGCGAGGGCATCGCCCTGCTGCAGGAGCGCCTGCCCGGCAGCTACTCCCCGCGCCACCTCAAGAGGAGCGTGGTGGAGGCCATGCAGCGCCAAGCGAGGAAAATGTGCAATTACAACAAGATCCTggccaccaaaaaaaatctggaCCACGTCAACAAAATCCTGAAAGCCAAAAAGCTGCAGAGGCAGTCGAGGACGGGGAACAACTTCGTCAAGCGGCGGCCGGGGCGGCCGCGCAAGTACCCGCTGCAGGCCGTGGTGTCCATGCAGGCGTTCCAGGCGGCCAGGATGgtcagccaggagctgcaggacggggagcagagcagcagccccctGCACCTGGGCCCCGACACCATCACCGACGTCATCGAGGCCGTGGTGCAGAGCGTCAACCTCAACCCCGAGCACCGCAAAGGCTGGAAGAGGAAGAGGTGGCTGCCTGAGGAGCAGGCCAGGAAGAGGCACAAGTCTTTGCCTGAAGATGAGCAGGAGAGCAATAAGAG tttctcTGAGACAGCAGCTGAACCTCCCAGTCCACATGAGGCCCTTGGGAAAGCACCTGAATCTGAAACCCCTGAGCAGCCTTTGCCTCCTCTAACCCAGCGTGAGAAGAAAGCCCCTCGACCCCCAAAGAAGAAGTACCAGAAGGCTGGGCTCTACTCTGATGTCTACAAAACAACAGA CCCCAAGAGCCGCCTGATCCAGCTGAAGAAGGAGAAGCTGGAATACACCCCAGGGGAGCACGAGCACgggctgttcccagcccctaTCCACGTTG GGAAGTACCTCAGACAAAAGAGAATCGACTTCCAGCTGCCTTACGACATCCTCTGGCAGTGGAAACACAACCAG TTGTATAAAAAGCCAGATGTCCCACTTTATAAAAAAATCCGTTCCA atGTCTATGTGGATGTCAAACCTCTCTCTGGCTACGAGGCCACCACGTGCAATTGTAAGAAACCAGAGGATGACAGTGGGAAGGGCTGTGTGGAGGATTGTCTGAACAG GATGATCTTTGCCGAGTGTTCCCCCAACACCTGCCCCTGTGGGGAGCAGTGCTGCAACCAGCGCATCCAGAGGCACGAGTGGGTGCAGTGCCTGGAGAGGTTCCGGGCCGAGGAGAAGGGCTGGGGCATCCGTACCAAAGAGCCCCTGAAAGCAGGACAGTTCATCATCGAGTATCTGGGAGAGGTTGTTAGTGAGCAAGAATTCag GAACCGGATGATTGAGCAGTACCACAACCACAGCGACCATTACTGCCTGAACCTGGACAGCGGCATGGTCATCGACAGCTACCGCATGGGCAACGAGGCTCGCTTCATCAACCACAGCTGCAACCCCAACTGCGAGATGCAGAAATG GTCTGTGAACGGTGTGTATCGGATCGGGCTCTATGCACTGAAGGACATGCCTGCTGGGACTGAGCTCACCTATGACTACAACTTCCACTCATTTAATGTTGAAAAGCAG caaCTCTGCAAATGTGGCTTTGACAAATGCAGAGGAATAATTGGGGGTAAAAGTCAGCGCATGAATGGACTCTCAAGCAAAAACAACCAGCCTGTGAGCACCCACAGAAGACCTGGGAGGTCGAAAGAGAAGAGGAAGTCAAAGCACAAACTAAAGAAGAGA AGGGGCCACATCCCTGAGGAACCCAGTGAAAGCGTGAACGCCCCAACCAGGCTGACACCTCAGCTGCAGATGAAGCCCATGTCTAACAGGGAAAG GAATTTTGTGCTGAAACACCACGTGTTCCTGGTACGGAACTGGGAGAAGATCAGGCAGAAGCAGGAGGAAGTGAAGCACGTCAGTGACAGCATGCACAGCTCGTCGCTGTACACGCGCTGGAACGGGATCTGCCGCGACGACGGCAACATCAAATCAG ACGTGTTCATGACCCAGTTCTCGGCGCTGCAGACGTCGCGCTCGGTGCGGACGCGGCGCTTGGCGGCGGCTGAGGAGAACCTCGAGGTGGCTCGTGCCGCCCGCCTGGCTCAGATCTTCAAGGAGATATGTGACAGCATCATATCCTACAAAGGTGAAG